One part of the Streptococcus sp. oral taxon 431 genome encodes these proteins:
- the secY gene encoding preprotein translocase subunit SecY, producing the protein MFFKLLREAFKVKQVRSKILFTIFIVFVFRIGTSITVPWVNANSLNALSGLSFLNMLSLVSGNAMKNFSVFALGVSPYITASIVVQLLQMDLLPKFVEWGKQGEVGRRKLNQATRYIALVLAFVQSIGITAGFNALSGAKLLTIPLTPQVFLVIGAILTAGSMIVTWLGEQITDKGYGNGVSMIIFAGIVASIPDMIKGIYVDYFVNVPSDRLTSSLIFVAILIVAVLLIVYFTTYVQQAEYKIPIQYTKVAQGAPSSSYLPLKINPAGVIPVIFASSITAAPAAILQFVSASGLDWAWVRSAQELLSTTAPTGIALYALLIILFTFFYTFVQINPEKAAENLQKSGAYIHGVRPGKGTEEYMSKLLRRLATVGSLFLGVISILPIVAKDLFGLSEVVAFGGTSLLIIISTGIEGIKQLEGYLLKRKYVGFMNTTE; encoded by the coding sequence ATGTTTTTTAAATTATTGAGAGAAGCCTTCAAAGTTAAGCAAGTTCGATCAAAAATTCTTTTTACAATTTTTATCGTCTTTGTCTTCCGTATCGGGACTAGCATTACGGTTCCATGGGTGAATGCCAATAGCTTGAATGCTTTGAGTGGTCTATCTTTTCTAAATATGTTAAGTTTGGTGTCTGGTAATGCCATGAAAAACTTTTCGGTTTTTGCACTTGGTGTTAGTCCATACATTACTGCTTCTATCGTTGTCCAACTCTTACAAATGGATTTATTACCAAAGTTTGTAGAGTGGGGTAAACAAGGGGAAGTTGGTCGTAGAAAATTGAACCAGGCAACACGATATATTGCCCTTGTTCTTGCATTCGTGCAATCTATCGGAATTACAGCTGGTTTTAATGCTTTATCTGGAGCCAAACTTTTGACTATTCCTCTAACACCACAAGTTTTCCTTGTGATTGGAGCAATCCTAACAGCGGGTAGTATGATTGTAACTTGGTTGGGAGAGCAAATTACTGATAAGGGTTATGGGAATGGTGTTTCCATGATTATCTTTGCGGGGATTGTTGCTTCAATTCCTGATATGATCAAGGGTATCTATGTTGACTATTTTGTCAACGTACCAAGCGACCGCTTGACTTCATCCCTCATTTTTGTTGCTATCTTAATCGTAGCAGTCTTATTAATTGTTTACTTTACAACTTATGTTCAACAAGCTGAATATAAGATACCAATTCAGTATACTAAGGTAGCACAAGGAGCACCGTCAAGTTCCTATCTTCCATTGAAGATTAACCCTGCAGGAGTTATTCCAGTTATCTTTGCTAGCTCAATTACAGCAGCACCAGCGGCAATTTTACAATTTGTAAGTGCATCTGGTCTTGATTGGGCCTGGGTACGTAGTGCTCAGGAGTTACTATCTACAACAGCTCCTACAGGTATCGCTTTGTACGCTCTGTTGATTATCCTCTTTACATTCTTCTATACATTTGTACAGATTAATCCAGAGAAGGCAGCAGAAAATTTGCAAAAGAGCGGTGCTTATATCCACGGTGTCCGTCCTGGTAAAGGGACAGAAGAGTATATGTCAAAACTTCTTCGTCGTCTCGCAACAGTCGGTTCCCTCTTCTTAGGTGTTATTTCTATTTTACCTATTGTAGCTAAGGATTTATTCGGTCTTTCAGAAGTAGTTGCTTTTGGGGGAACAAGTCTTTTGATCATTATCTCAACAGGTATTGAAGGAATTAAACAATTGGAAGGTTATTTATTGAAACGTAAGTATGTTGGTTTCATGAATACAACAGAATAA
- the rplO gene encoding 50S ribosomal protein L15: MKLHELKPAEGSRKTRNRVGRGTSSGNGKTSGRGQKGQKARSGGGVRLGFEGGQTPLFRRLPKRGFTNINAKEYAIVNLDQLNVFEDGAEVTPVVLIESGIVKAEKSGIKILGNGELTKKLSVKAAKFSKSAEEAITAKGGSVEVI; encoded by the coding sequence ATGAAACTTCATGAATTGAAACCTGCAGAAGGTTCTCGTAAAACTCGTAACCGTGTTGGTCGTGGTACTTCATCAGGTAACGGTAAAACATCTGGTCGTGGTCAAAAAGGTCAAAAAGCTCGTAGCGGTGGTGGAGTACGTCTTGGTTTTGAAGGTGGACAAACTCCATTGTTCCGTCGTCTTCCAAAACGTGGATTCACTAACATCAACGCTAAAGAATACGCAATTGTTAACCTTGACCAATTGAACGTCTTTGAAGATGGTGCAGAAGTAACTCCAGTTGTTCTTATCGAATCAGGAATTGTTAAAGCTGAAAAATCAGGTATCAAAATTCTTGGTAACGGTGAGTTGACTAAGAAATTGTCTGTAAAAGCAGCTAAATTCTCTAAATCAGCTGAAGAAGCTATCACTGCTAAAGGTGGTTCAGTAGAAGTCATCTAA
- the rpmD gene encoding 50S ribosomal protein L30: MAQIKITLTKSPIGRIPSQRKTVVALGLGKLNSSVIKEDNAAIRGMITAVSHLVTVEEVN; encoded by the coding sequence ATGGCTCAAATTAAAATTACTTTGACTAAGTCTCCAATCGGACGCATTCCATCACAACGTAAAACTGTTGTAGCACTTGGACTTGGCAAATTGAACAGCTCTGTTATTAAAGAAGATAACGCTGCAATTCGTGGTATGATCACTGCAGTATCTCACTTGGTAACAGTTGAAGAAGTAAACTAA
- the rpsE gene encoding 30S ribosomal protein S5 produces the protein MAFKDNAVELEERVVAVNRVTKVVKGGRRLRFAALVVVGDHNGRVGFGTGKAQEVPEAIRKAVEDAKKNLIEVPMVGTTIPHEVISEFGGAKVLLKPAVEGSGVAAGGAVRAVIELAGVADVTSKSLGSNTPINIVRATVEGLKQLKRAEEVAALRGISVSDLA, from the coding sequence ATGGCATTTAAAGACAATGCAGTTGAATTAGAAGAACGCGTAGTTGCTGTTAACCGTGTTACTAAAGTTGTTAAAGGTGGACGTCGTCTTCGTTTTGCAGCTCTTGTAGTCGTTGGTGACCACAATGGTCGCGTAGGATTTGGTACTGGTAAAGCTCAAGAAGTTCCAGAAGCAATCCGCAAAGCAGTAGAAGATGCTAAGAAAAACTTGATCGAAGTTCCTATGGTTGGAACAACAATCCCACACGAAGTTATTTCAGAATTCGGTGGAGCTAAAGTATTGTTGAAACCTGCTGTAGAAGGTTCTGGAGTTGCCGCTGGTGGTGCTGTTCGTGCCGTTATCGAGTTGGCAGGTGTAGCTGATGTTACATCTAAATCTCTTGGCTCAAATACTCCAATCAACATTGTTCGCGCAACTGTTGAAGGTTTGAAACAATTGAAACGCGCTGAAGAAGTTGCTGCCCTTCGTGGTATTTCAGTTTCTGATTTGGCATAA
- the rplR gene encoding 50S ribosomal protein L18: MISKPDKNKLRQKRHRRVRGKLSGTADRPRLNVFRSNTGIYAQVIDDVAGVTLASASTLDKEVSKGTKTEQAVAVGKLVAERANAKGISEVVFDRGGYLYHGRVKALADAARENGLKF; the protein is encoded by the coding sequence GTGATTTCTAAACCAGATAAAAACAAACTCCGCCAAAAACGCCACCGTCGCGTTCGCGGAAAACTCTCTGGAACTGCTGATCGCCCACGTTTGAACGTATTCCGTTCTAATACAGGCATCTACGCTCAAGTTATTGATGACGTAGCGGGTGTAACGCTCGCAAGTGCTTCAACTCTTGACAAAGAAGTTTCAAAAGGAACAAAAACTGAACAAGCCGTTGCTGTCGGTAAACTCGTTGCAGAACGTGCAAACGCTAAAGGTATTTCAGAAGTGGTGTTCGACCGCGGTGGATATCTATATCACGGACGTGTGAAAGCTTTGGCTGATGCAGCTCGTGAAAACGGATTGAAATTCTAA
- the rplF gene encoding 50S ribosomal protein L6 has translation MSRIGNKVIVLPAGVEITNNDNVVTVKGPKGELTREFSKDIEIRVEGTEVTLHRPNDSKEMKTIHGTTRALLNNMVIGVSEGFKKQLEMRGVGYRAQLQGSKLVLAVGKSHPDEVEAPEGITFELPNPTTIVVSGISKEVVGQTAAYVRSLRSPEPYKGKGIRYVGEYVRLKEGKTGK, from the coding sequence ATGTCACGTATTGGTAATAAAGTTATCGTGTTGCCTGCTGGTGTTGAAATCACTAACAATGACAACGTTGTAACTGTAAAAGGACCTAAAGGAGAACTTACTCGTGAGTTCTCAAAAGATATTGAGATTCGTGTGGAAGGTACTGAAGTAACTCTTCACCGTCCAAACGATTCAAAAGAAATGAAAACTATCCACGGAACTACTCGTGCTCTTTTGAACAACATGGTTATTGGTGTATCAGAAGGATTCAAGAAACAACTTGAAATGCGTGGGGTTGGTTACCGTGCACAACTTCAAGGATCAAAACTTGTTTTGGCTGTTGGTAAATCACATCCAGACGAAGTTGAAGCTCCAGAAGGAATTACTTTTGAACTTCCAAACCCAACAACAATCGTTGTTAGCGGAATTTCAAAAGAAGTAGTTGGTCAAACAGCTGCTTACGTACGTAGCCTTCGCTCACCAGAACCATACAAAGGTAAAGGTATCCGTTACGTTGGCGAATACGTTCGTCTTAAAGAAGGTAAAACAGGTAAATAA
- the rpsH gene encoding 30S ribosomal protein S8, with protein sequence MVMTDPIADFLTRIRNANQAKHEVLEVPASNIKKGIAEILKREGFVKNVEIIEDDKQGIIRVFLKYGPNGEKVITNLKRVSKPGLRVYKKREDLPKVLNGLGIAILSTSEGLLTDKEARQKNVGGEVIAYVW encoded by the coding sequence ATGGTTATGACTGACCCAATCGCAGACTTCCTAACTCGTATTCGTAACGCTAACCAAGCAAAACACGAAGTACTTGAAGTACCTGCATCAAACATCAAAAAAGGGATTGCTGAAATCCTTAAACGCGAAGGTTTTGTTAAGAACGTAGAAATCATCGAAGATGACAAACAAGGCATCATCCGTGTATTCCTTAAATACGGACCAAACGGTGAAAAAGTTATCACTAACTTGAAACGTGTTTCTAAACCAGGACTTCGTGTCTACAAAAAACGTGAAGACCTTCCAAAAGTACTTAACGGTCTTGGAATTGCTATCCTTTCAACTTCAGAAGGTTTGCTTACTGATAAAGAAGCTCGCCAAAAGAACGTTGGTGGGGAAGTTATCGCTTACGTTTGGTAA